The following DNA comes from Mucisphaera calidilacus.
CGCAGTGGTACCAGCAGGTGGTGCGTGCGGCGGACATGGCCGAGCCGTCGGACGTGCGTGGTTGCATGGTGATCAAGCCGTGGGGTTACGCGTTGTGGGAGAACGTGCAGCGTGTGCTGGACGGCATGTTCAAGGCGACGGGGCATCGGAACGCCTATTTCCCGCTGTTCATTCCCAAGAGCTACCTGGAGAAGGAGGCGGAGCACGTTGAGGGCTTCGCGAAGGAGTGCGCGGTGGTGACGCACCACCGCCTGGAGGATGACGGGCAGGGCGGTTTGAAGCCGGCGGGTGAGTTGGAAGAGCCGCTGGTGGTTCGTCCGACGAGTGAGATGATCATCGGGGCGACCTACGCGAAGTGGGTGCAGAGCTATCGTGACCTGCCGATCCTGATTAACCAGTGGGCGAACGTGGTGCGGTGGGAGATGCGGACGCGTCTGTTTCTGCGGACGGCGGAGTTCCTGTGGCAGGAGGGGCACACGGTGCACGCGACCGAGGCGGAGGCGCGTGAAGAGACGGCGAAGATGCACGAGGTGTACGCGAGATTCGCCGAGGATTACATGGCGATGCCCGTGATCAAGGGCGCGAAGCCGGAGCACGAGCGATTCCCGGGCGCGGTGGAGACGTACTCGATCGAGGCGATGATGCAGGACCGCAAGGCGTTGCAGGCGGGGACGAGTCACTTTCTCGGGCAGAACTTCGCGAGGGCACAGGACATCGAGTACCTCGGCGAGGACAACCAGCGTCATCACGCGTGGACGACGAGTTGGGGTGTGTCGACGCGGCTGATCGGCGGGTTGATCATGACGCACTCGGATGATGACGGGCTGGTGCTGCCGCCGCTGCTGGCGCCGGCGCACGTGGTGATCCTTCCGATCCTGCCCAAGGGCAAGCCGGCGGAGCCGGTGCTGTCGTGGTGTGAGCAGTTGGCGGAGGAGTTGCGCGGCGTTCGTTTTGGCGACCGGAACGTCGAGGTGGAGCTGGACACGCGTGATCTTCGCGGCGGCGAGAAGACGTGGCAGTGGGTCAAGCGTGGCGTGCCGATCCGTCTGGAGGTTGGTGAGCGTGATATCGCGGAGGACT
Coding sequences within:
- the proS gene encoding proline--tRNA ligase — encoded protein: MNQKQNKQSGGKAAKTAITPTRAEDYPQWYQQVVRAADMAEPSDVRGCMVIKPWGYALWENVQRVLDGMFKATGHRNAYFPLFIPKSYLEKEAEHVEGFAKECAVVTHHRLEDDGQGGLKPAGELEEPLVVRPTSEMIIGATYAKWVQSYRDLPILINQWANVVRWEMRTRLFLRTAEFLWQEGHTVHATEAEAREETAKMHEVYARFAEDYMAMPVIKGAKPEHERFPGAVETYSIEAMMQDRKALQAGTSHFLGQNFARAQDIEYLGEDNQRHHAWTTSWGVSTRLIGGLIMTHSDDDGLVLPPLLAPAHVVILPILPKGKPAEPVLSWCEQLAEELRGVRFGDRNVEVELDTRDLRGGEKTWQWVKRGVPIRLEVGERDIAEDSVFMARRDLGVKDKHAVKRSEFVATVGVILQEIQDALLGRAKAFREENSRVIDDLEAFKAFFTPENAENPEIHGGFVKAHWDGTTETAERVQKELGVTIRCLPEDGEEPGSCIITGRPSAGRVVWAKAY